The Silene latifolia isolate original U9 population chromosome 4, ASM4854445v1, whole genome shotgun sequence region GGCGGCAACAACCGCAATAATGGAGGATCCTATCAGCGTCTGAACAATAGTGTGACGCAGAACTCGGCagccaagtcgactacttccgcTACCACGGTTCAGGGTGGAGGTCAGAAAAGCAGtaggaagctctttatgatgggcaaGCAGGAAGCAGAGAATGATGCTTACGTTGTTACCGTTACTTTTCTCGTTTATAACACGCCATATTTTGTTCTGTTTGATTCGGGGCaacccactcttttgtgtctaggagtcatgccATAGCTATGGGTTTGGGAGAATATGAACTGGTGAAAgataatgtgtttataccttccgGGGAGTCCGTGTCATGTTCTAAGTTGCATAGGGATGTATCCATGATGGTGAGGAAAgtagacttaccggtcaacttgttagagtttcctatggatgggtttgaggttatCGTTGGGATAGACTGGCTGGGCAAGAATGATGCTAATATAGACTGTCGACAAAAGAGGGTGTCTTTAAAGGGGACTAAGGGAGTCAAGGTATCATACATGGGGTTCGTAGTAAAGCCTAAGTTGAAGTTGATCGCggtaatgactttaaagtcatgtttgaggaagaagtttCCTTTAATCCTTTGCCATGTGAGGGATATGCGTGTGGAGGAGCCATCAGCATGTGACATACCAGTGGTTGGGGAGTTTGgtgatgtttttccagatgagatatcGGGGTTACCTCTTAAGAGGGACATCGACTTCAGTGTTCAGctcaaaccggggacggggcctaTATCTAGAGCACCGTACCGGAAGGTACCTaaagagttggaggagatgaagaagcagctagatgagttgCTAGACAAGGGGTACATGTAATACCCccgtacaccaaggtgccttaccaaggaccacccccgcgtatgaaggtgttaccatctcggttgcccgaggtagtagatcaaataaacaatgaaagaaCATTTATTAAGTAACCTTAAGTTTTTACAATGGAGAACAGGGTGGCAAGATACAACAAGGATGACTGTAAAGACTACTAAGCCTGACTGTCAAGGACTTCTACttcggtagcgtggtgactcgaatCCCTTCCAATCCCGCAAGCAACATGACCAACTGTACCTGacaaaccaactgctcaccatcctcgaatggatcaccatagttttgaaaacacaacacgagGTCAGTTTACTGTATAACAAAATAAGATAAGTACGAAAAGACAAAATatctgatcatcatccacctccaactcccgatctcacatcgtaactaactacacactaaagtgtgtagtcctgccagattacccatcgcaacagataatcctcacccctagtgggggaccgcagccaatccccacctaagcccccgctcatcaacgagcgataaccctgttcattaatttgcacatccccttctgtgacGGCTTCCACAAAgtacgaaactagggcgtgagaccactcccacaagtgactccactcagccgaggtcgCACCTCGTgaacatcatcaacaaccatcacaacaaccacaccaactccaacacACCAATAATTATCAGCAGATAATCAATCGTACAATAATACAAACATAatcttataacaattaaacagtaaactgagtagggaaaccgtaCCTTATTGCTaatccatgaaaatgcatccaacaactagccaGCCAATACTCCGAGACGAAACCTACAAATGATACCATGACCTATTACAAAACTACCCCGAAGACCTACTGAAAGACAACAACGAAACGGCGACTTACCTTAAGACACGAACCGAAGTCAACAACGATGACATCCTTGCTTGAATACTCCGCATATAAACCAATCCCCTACCAgggttagtgtctaggctagatgAGAGTGTAGGGAAAtgtgggtgataggtgagagagagagagagagagagataaatATTAGGGTTAGAGAGAAAGGGAACCGTTGAAAATGAATTAAGACttacgaacttgcgttttatagtAACGCATCAACAgcggctatactcggtcgagtactcccatactcggccgagtaagccctactcggtcgagtgttaacatcactcggccgagtagcccctgctaggtcgagtaaaccgTCACATAGATCCTTTATCCTCTCGCCTATCCCCTCCTACGATCTTCTGTGGTCAAATGATCGGTCAAAGGGTCCTTAAATagagcgggtattacagtcttcccccttaaaaggaacttcgtctccgaagttcaaccCACACTTCCCAAACGCGACGACCAACATCCAAATAGTTAAGCCTTTTAACAAGACTCAAACAACTATAAAGTGTCACCGCTACTCCATTATAGCATCAATTACATAAATTAAGTTCGTGACAACAAGTTAAATGAATGAAGGTAAAACATAGAAGTAGGAGGTGAAGCATAGAGGAACTTTAGTCAACTCGTTAGAACTTTTAGAAATTTTATAtcgcgatgttatctacccctctaaaaaggaacttcgtccccgaagttcattctACCCATCCACCAAGGTCAACCATATGCAAGACGACAACAATTATGGACATATACTCTAATACAAGGCAAGCACACGTATGTAAACAACCACCTCCACACGTATGTAAACAACCACCTTATGTATGCCAAACAAGGAAACAAGACACATAACATAATTAGAGAATTGCAAAAAGTATGAAGACGCCACTGCCTTGATCAACTCTGACTACCTCTAAAGCCCATAACCACATCTCATACTACTATTATCGTCGCACTTCAAATTCAATCGTATATCGTGGCCATATATACAAAGCGCATCTCATAAAGATCCGAACACCTTACTAAAGTATTCAGGCATACACGTACTAAAACAGTTACACATATAAATCGATAACAATTCCAAGGAATGAAGAGTGTACTATCCATATTCTCGGCCGAGTATAAtggtgtactcggtcgagtaagcgatACTCGGGCGAGTAttaacatactcggtcgagttttccagGTCAGAAAGCAAATTTTCGACATTAGACACATATTCACCAAGGATCATACCTGCACGCAATCACATACTCCATCACCAACTAAAAGTTTATGTCTAAGAGGTCTCAAACGTAGTATGCGAAAACAAGTAGCAGCCTTATGGCCAGTTACAGTCATCCAAAAGAAAAGAGTACGATAAAAGAACAAAAAGTATCCAacgaaaaaccaaaaacaaatccATAAATACAACGGAATCACATATCTGGACCCTCCTCTATCTCCTCACCACCACCGGTGCCGGATGTACCTGCTTCAGATGTACCTGCTCCCGGAAAAGCTCTAGCTGAGTAGCCTCCACCGCCTAGCTGACTGCCATAGTTGGCTCCacacggtcccgcgaggcagtCAAACTCGGTCTCCTCTGGTGGCCTCCAATAGCCAGGGTCAACTCCGTAACTGTGGAAGACTCTTGTGTCCACTCCGGGTCTCCTCCACCAAACGGGTTGTGCCAACTCCGTCCCTATACCCTGGTTATAAGCCATCTCACGCATGTTCCGGAGCACCAAGGTAGTGGAGATCTACTCAGTCAAGTCACTAACCTGCATTCTGAGGTCATGAACGGTAGGGTAGGGCGAGTACTACTGTGGGTAGAAGCTCGATgtggagtaagagggctcagtctCAACCTCGTCCACCCTAGATGCTCTCCCTCTACGGCGCTCACGTGGTGGGGGAGGAACCGGCTGTCTCTCTGACACTGTGGTAGGCTCGGCTAGGTCTAGAAGGATGGTGGAGTCGATCAAGTAATACTGAGGCTTGGGTCTAGGTGCACCACTCCCCGGGTCATACTCAGCCAAATGGTCAATCACGGGTAGGTGCTCGGGATCAGGGAGCACCATCCACAAAGATCCTCTCACTCTCCAAGCATATGACCCATactcttgttggaaatctatatctcattattaaacatattcatatatgtttcaaattaatttagtcataaaattaattacaaatcttatgcatgcaaactaaataagaagagataagaaatcaatttctcaccatttaaatttcggtcaaatgggcaccaacaagatctccttcttgttagttcttgagctttccaatattggatgaacatacatgacttcaaaatagaagccctccaattagtagcacccaagactatcccttaatcccacaaactaatatgtactagatatttgtaatgtggtttacctaaaaattgattactaatactcatatactactactagtattattagttattgattcatacaaattagattcatcaaacttgattttatgatgaacaagagagagaagttttatgtttttcttaaaacatgagagaatgaaaaaattaagagaaaaactctctaatcttatgtccaaaaaccggtgggggggggggggttttaGGCCCTTTtcattttgctttttgtcttcacaagacaaactagtgtaaggctttgtccatagtcatgtcactatcaagtgtcatggacaaatgaataagacaaatggaaaaagacaaaacttctaagcatgcccacctaatttcggtttatatgtagtaatatggagtccattttatttttgtcaattgtacaattgtatgtcatgtgacatgtgacatgtcttatgtcatgttttaatttaaaatgcatatttaacaaattaaatatcatttacaaattaaataaatcatatttaacaaattaactagtaatttaaaattactttctcataaaatggtcatttaattactagttagtataattcaaaacatcttgtaattataactaacttatcattctcatctcgcgtgtttcgcaaacaccgattaattttagtaatataacttcttaaattactaaataaaatcacattataataagatgtcatttttctctcttataataatttgttcaattttaaggaattaattaatctgtatcgtcatacaattaattaaccttttcaattaagggaatcgtcctataggtgtgacctcaagggatcaactgatcaccaccgtcgcacgacagtaatgtcaaactctagccagccaatcattaccgatatgtgtggatcagttgactatatatgtaatgcatcatccctttcgtattcttggtatgagatttaaatatgtgatcaatatgatcaacaattgtgatcgcattattgtcggggacacttactccaacaatctcccacttgtcctcgacaagtgtgcgtcaccaattctcttgtcctattactatctcccactcaatgcaaggtgtctttcgggtcgtacttgcaagtgatcatatcgagagtggtttcctcgatctggagaacaactgattgaccggggtcatctaccatagataccatccgagcgtggccacgcatttccagttcattactcctcgagtggccctgagatattgttttaaccctgacaagggggtggacaattcctattgcactcattcccttcgactagccacagccatcataacccaaaatatgcccatttgaccccatttacgaaggtcgtagtaacacaaatcaaagttaatctgaaactgtgccaccttaggtgaacggtctttagttaaaagaatcgactcattagaatactatagtagctctcgccatgaccaggctatatacatttaccagaactctataagcggtcactgcccggcaaagtgttcctaacagtctgcctatgtgatcgactagtcatctcacatgactctatggcacttgaacttgccatcaatcgcatcacactctagtcacttcgagacgtcacctcatacaagtgactatgggcgaataccatgttaatccgggttcactttaacggggttcaatgttgtctctacaacccgtttggatgtaacaaagtataagaaaaaagtttttaaagtaaaaactcgaacgacaaatgcgattatcacatatgaatagtcaatgcctgattactatttcatattctacaatctaatttgatcttgtagttgtttatttcaatttaattgaaatgacattactcatcatgttaagcctataagaaggctttggttagtaggttttatcaacttcttgtaccttactcaaccttactacatactcgttttcctttgtaatgtatacatttgcattacaaaattttctgagtacgtgtggagatctaatcaagacataggccctctagccttagaatagctcccactgttttcacagtgtgcgggactcatccttcttgcacatctcatgattgcaagtgtactcaatttccgttgtaaatatttctcattgttctttattgcctagaacgattctagaaaatctatttcttaaataataacatagccgcaatggtatcataaccatcctaatgtgttttgattatggttttgtcggaaaccatgcgcaatctcaattgtcaattgtcacttgtgtaacacccttacacaaaattgcatcaaaaacactttgcattatatccttaatgcttttgcaagtacttaagggtaatcaatatggctacttggtaattattacttaaattcgattttgaaacaattcatcatactcaaagtatatgaagtgttatacatcatttcctatttaattgattcggcagcggaagcaaatggaatcaatcaaatatgttcaatttaattgaactagtcatgaatcttatcaacatgagacttcttatttgacgctaatatcaggtagatttatcatcataaatccggatattaaagatgtattgttatactccaaaagtcttaaatcattcccaatgatcaatatgttatccacatataagactaattaaaattaccgtaactcccactaaacttcatgtataaacacaacttctcaacctattgagaaaagttttatcccatgatcaaaatgttgattccaactcattgatgtcctactaaagattctctcttaagtttcacattatcttaggattgcaagaatctacaaaactcaagacatgtattgaatacattccttctaattgaagaagtgggttttagattcacttgctatatgtatatcatcataatgaaacacaatccctaagaagatccaaatagacttaagcatttcaactagtgcaaaaccctttgcaaccaatcaagccttgATATCTCTCTTAGATATCCAACAATTTCACTCGGAATTgaattcggattttcatggctcttaagccttgtattgagttgtgacttaaacactcttatgtaagtcatatattcattactttccagaagtaacttgaatcaaacaatttctttgtaagttataagctctttactttcttaaaagtagcatgaattcatcattttcaacaagtgatgaatttaacctcctaggttttaaagaaacaacatcttacacaaaacgtctcatgtagccaagaaagaccagtttcttgcgacatgacACTCTTtatggctctttgaataatttctcccactctgtcttctagaaataaacttgtattttagaaagacagcttcacgagccacaaactcgttgtactcgtgattatagtaagggaaaatgagcatttgtttcttgtgagaacttacaagcatggtaccctaccatttcatatctcatatgaatcgtttagatttagtgggaaaaacaacttagacaaaatgataaaatccccaaaattagATCAAGCAACTTAAGGTAACTTGATTTAAGTCCAAACCCTaatgaatagcgtttgatttctttatataaccacacattatcccataatgtatgCTAAGAgatattaacttgtgatactatatcacatttcctttggtttatatcaaagtcttcacttagatAATCCCATTCCTGGaaatctttgaacttcttcaaagatttctctatttaccttattaagtgaacatattagtgtcaacttaaatcgttttttttttggtgaaatgtaagctTTCCATTAAAAACAAGTAATCTAATACAGATTACACCATTCTGACTAATACAATTTCAACCCATACTGAGTTTACAAATATAAATTTACACTCTTCAACCAATCTAAATCTCTCCTATCAGTCACTGGATGAAGCCGTGCTAAAATCCTGGATGTAACTTCACGTTTGATCAGGTTGCTGATAACCTCCGGTCTAAGTACACATCCCTCCacccttgctttgtttctttgcaTCCATATGTGATAGTATGTAGCCATAACTATACACAAAAGAACACCCTTCTTCAGGCGTGAACCATGTCCATCACCAGCCCACTGCATATGCTGAGATGTGGGAACAGACATGCTACACAACTTGTTAATCTCAGAAAAAATCATCCTGCCATAAGCACACTCCTGAAACAGATGGATATGAGTTTCAGGAGCACTACCACAGATCAGGCACTCATCATCAGCAGCAATACCTAGCTCAAATAACTTCACCTTTAGCTGCAATTGTTCTCTAGCAATGAGCCAGCCAATAAATTGGTGCCTAGGCACACACCATCCATTCCAAACATATTGATGCCATTGCACAGCTTGAAATCTTTGTCTTACCAGCTCGTACCCACTACAAATAGTATACCCTTTGCTATCAAGAACCCACTGACCATTTTGATAACCAGAAGCTAACCTATCTTTAACCCTACAAATGGACTTCCAACCCCAGCTCATATTCCCACTGGGTTGATACTCCTGCCAGTCAGCTCCTTTCAGGTAAATCTGATTGACCCACTTTACCCACAGTCTATCTAGACTATAGTAAATCCACCACACAAGTTTCCCTATGGCAGCTATATTCCAGGACTGACTATCCTTGATGCCCAATCCTCCTTCCTCCTTTGGTGAGCAAACCTTCTTCCAACTCACCATAGGAACCATAATATAGTCCACACTCCCATCCCATAAGTAATTTCTACAAATAGAATTGATTCTATTAATCACACCTTTTGGGATTAGGAAGATATTCACCCAATAATTataaagagtagtaagcacagaGTTCACCAAGACCAGTCTACCAGTGTAAGAGAGCTTTTTAGAGCCAAAACTTCGAATCCTGCAAATCAGCTTCTCCACTAGTAAATTACAATCAGCCTTTGTCATTCTACCACAAGTAATAGGAACTCCTAAGTACTTAAAAGGCATGTGTCCCTCACGGAAACCTGAGATCTGCAAAATATCATCTTTCACAGCCTTGGATATCCCATTAAAATAAGCATCAGTCTTAGTAGATTTCATGTTCAGGCCGGATGCAGCAGAAAATGTGGCAAATGACCTTAGTAAGACCATAATGGAAGCAATATCGCCCTTGCAAAATAAAAGAAGATCGTCTGCAAACATTAGGTGAGAGAGCTTCATCTTATCACAAAGGGGGTGGAACTTAAATGGTAAGTTTTCAGTAGTATATGCCAACACTCTACTCAGGTACTCCATGGCAATGGTAAACAATAGAGGAGATAAAGGGTCACCTTGCCTTAACCCTTTTGCCCCTTTGAAATGACCAAATGTTTCACCATTGAGGACTAAAGAATAGGAAGCAGTTTGAATGCACTCCTTAATTAACAAAATGATCTAAGTAGGGAAGTTTAAATAAACCAACATCTGCTCTAAGAACCCCCAATTGACTGAATCATATGCCTTTTTGAGGTCTACCTTGAGCATAAATCTAGGAGAGATGGCTTTCCTATTATAGCATCTCACTAAGTCTTGACAAATTAGTATATTTTCCACAATGCTCCTCCCTTGAATAAACCCACCCTGATTTTCACTGACAATATGAGGGAGGACCTTTGCCAACCTATTACATATCAACTTGGATATGCATTTGTAAACAACATTGCAGCATGAAATAGGTCGAAATTGAGTGACACTATGTGGCATGTCACACTTGGGAATTAAAGAAACAAGAGTATGATTAATTTGTTTGAGGATCTTCCCAGACTTGAAGAAGTCCTGCACAGCATCACACACAGTCCCCCCTACTATGTCCCAAGTGTCCTTGAAGAAAGCACTAGAATAACCATCTGGCCCAGCAGATTTAGAATTAGGGATAGAGAAGATAACCTGTTTAATCTCTTCATTTGTGACAGGGCTCAGAAGAATAGAATGATGCTCACTAGTACATATCTTTCCTTTCTGAACAACAGCTTTAGAAACATTAATAGTCTCACCAGATGTCCCCAACAAATCAGTATAAAAGTCAATGAAGGCTTGCTGAATCTCCCCACTATCCTCACACAGGACACCCTGACTATTCTCAATTCTCATAACTCTATTCCTTATTTGCCTGCCTTTAATAATACTATGGAAATATATACTGTTGGTGTCACCTTTCTCCACCCACATTGCTTTAGACTTCTGAATCAGAAACTCATGACAGGCATCCTCCAAAAATCTGACACTACTAGCTGCTTCCAGTTCAGTATGAATAAGTTCAGCATTTTGAGGATCACTTCTAAGCTTAATTTGGATAGACTCCAAATACATTCGAGCCCTAGCAGCAGAATTCTCTACatcatcaaaatcaactctaTTGAGCTCCTTCAGGGGTCTTTTAAGATGCTTCAACTTTTTAACCAAATTAAACATCTTAGTTCCAGGCCAATGTTTTCCCCAATTAGTCTGCACACATTGAGTAAAATCCACAGATACTTACTCCACATGTTGAAATATTTGAAGCTCCTATTTCTTTTACCCACATCAATTTTCCTTTGTACTACACAGGGAGTATGGTCAAAAGTGCTTTCACAAAAGAAGTGTGCAAAAGCCTGAGCATTATCCCTCAACCAGTCCTGATTTACAAGTACTCTGTCAAGCCTGCTATAAACTCTGGTAGCCTGATCATGCTTATTACACCACGTATATAGAGAGCCAGTAGCAGGACAATCCATAACCTCACACTCATCAACACATGCTTTAAAGTCTTCCATTTCTTCCATTGTACTATTACCTCCTAATCTTTCTGAAGGATATAAAACAGTGTTGAAATCACCACAAATCACCCAAGGCCCATGTACAGTTTTCTTAATCTCACACAACCTGACCCATACGTTTTTCCTCTCTTGAGTATCATTGAAAGCATAAACCATTGTCACATAAAAAGTAGCCCCAGCAGCCAAATCAGTAGCTTCCAAATGAATAAATTGAGCATTGTAGTCTAGAATATGAACTCTAAACAGGGAAGGATTCCATAAGACCCAAATTCTCCCTCCCTTATGGTACTGAGTATTAGTTGTTAAACACCAAGAACTACACAAATTATTCCTCACTGCATTTAGAGACAAAGGCtttacctttgtctcaaggaggcCAAACAGTCTTATCTGATGAAGGGCAAGAAAGTTTTTTATAGTAGATTGCTTAGATAGACTGTTCAACCCCCTAATGTTCCAAAATCCCCAGTTACTCATTACCCCCAACTGGAGGCAATGCACTACCA contains the following coding sequences:
- the LOC141651427 gene encoding uncharacterized protein LOC141651427; translation: MDGFEVIVGIDWLGKNDANIDCRQKRVSLKGTKGVKVSYMGFVVKPKLKLIAVMTLKSCLRKKFPLILCHVRDMRVEEPSACDIPVVGEFGDVFPDEISGLPLKRDIDFSVQLKPGTGPISRAPYRKVPKELEEMKKQLDELLDKGYM
- the LOC141651428 gene encoding uncharacterized protein LOC141651428, yielding MEYLSRVLAYTTENLPFKFHPLCDKMKLSHLMFADDLLLFCKGDIASIMVLLRSFATFSAASGLNMKSTKTDAYFNGISKAVKDDILQISGFREGHMPFKYLGVPITCGRMTKADCNLLVEKLICRIRSFGSKKLSYTGRLVLVNSVLTTLYNYWVNIFLIPKGVINRINSICRNYLWDGSVDYIMVPMVSWKKVCSPKEEGGLGIKDSQSWNIAAIGKLVWWIYYSLDRLWVKWVNQIYLKGADWQEYQPSGNMSWGWKSICRVKDRLASGYQNGQWVLDSKGYTICSGYELVRQRFQAVQWHQYVWNGWCVPRHQFIGWLIAREQLQLKVKLFELGIAADDECLICGSAPETHIHLFQECAYGRMIFSEINKLCSMSVPTSQHMQWAGDGHGSRLKKGVLLCIVMATYYHIWMQRNKARVEGCVLRPEVISNLIKREVTSRILARLHPVTDRRDLDWLKSVNLYL